The Verrucomicrobium spinosum DSM 4136 = JCM 18804 DNA segment ACGGATCTGCGCGGGCGTTTCCGTGCCGCTGAGAGCGATGCGCCCCTTCGCGGGCAAAGCGGTGGCGACGTCAGCACCTGATCCAGAGACGACGGCGATTTGATAGCGCGCCGCCAGCTCAGGCGTCAGGTCCTTGCCTGCCACATAGTCAAAGAAAATGGCCTCCCGGCCCAGTTCGGCCATGGCGGGGTGAAGCGGTCCCAACTGAGATTGCTCAGCACCGCTGGCATCGTAGTAGAGCACGCGTAAAGGACCGCCCGCCGCGAGAATCGGAGCGGCGCAAGCAAGGCTGAACAAAGAAGCGAGGAAGCGTTTCATGGTTTCGTGGGCACTTGAATTTCGCCACAAACAACGCCTTTCTGCGATACCTTTGTGCTGACATGTTTTATGGGGAATCAGACAGCGTCCCACCAGCAAAGCTGGCCTGAAAAAGGGTGAAATCGGCCCCTCCCTCCACTTGTCAGGTTTTGCTTTTGGACCAAACGGTCTGTAGATGAAGCTTTTACTCCCGGAACAAGTGTGCTAAATCAGACACGTGGGCTTACACCATCCAACACCACAAACTCAGGAAGAATTGCTCTCAGCCAGAGACCAGTTCATGCGGCAGATCTCACCGGACTCCGCCTTCCACAGGTTGTTTGACCACATGCCGGAAGTGTCCTTTTTCGCCAAAGACCGCGAATTCCGGTTCATTGCCGCCAGCCGTCGCTTTTACGAGAGGTTTGGGTTTACCGAGGAAAGGCAGATCATCGGGCACAATGATTTCGACATCTTCCCCACCCGTCTGGCGGAGAACTTCCGCAAGGATGATGAAGTGGTGATCTCCACCGGCCAGCCCAAGCTCAACATCATGGAGTTGTTCTTCACCCAGCAGGGAATCCCTGACTGGTTTGTGACCAACAAGCTGCCTCTCTTCAACCGCGAGGGTCAGCCCATCGGCATCATGGGCTCCGTGCAGAGCTATGAAGGGCGCAAGCAGGTCATGCAGCCCTATCTACAGCTCGACAAGGCCGTGAACTACATTCGCCAGCACTTCCGCACGGGGGTGACCATCAGTGAACTGGCCGAACTCGTCCACCTCTCCCCGCGCCAGCTGCATCGCAAGTTCGTGGAAACATTCGGCAGCAGCCCGCAGGCCTTCATCATGAAACTGCGAATCCAGGCCGCATGTGAAGCGCTTCAGCATGAAGACCGCCAGATCAGTGAGGTGGCCATGGAAATGGGCTTCTGTGACCAAAGCTCCTTCACCCAGCAGTTCCAGAAGCATGTGGGGCTTACGCCCATGCGGTATCAGCGTCAGTTCCGGCTGCGGGCAGGTTAGCGGGAGCGCTAGAGAGACCGGATTAACAAGATTTCGGAAGGGTTCAAAAGCTGGGAGCAGGGTCGGCGGGCGGCTGGGACGCGGGAAATGGTTCCAGGTTTTGCCGGGCAGCACTTGGCCTGACTCCAAAGCCCCCCCGTCCGCAGCAGCGCCAGCAGGTCTTTCGTCCTACCAGTCTTCAGTCTTTGCGTCCCCTACACCCGCTCTGCCTTGCCAGCCTGATGTTCGCCATGCGCTTGAGCCCGGACGACGGCATGGCTGAGCGCTGCTGACTGGTTGGTCAATCGATCAATCCATGCGAGAACGAGAGCAGAGATGAGGAAGGTGACATGGATCCCAGTCTGCCAGAACAACTCATGCAAGGTCTTGCTGTTGGCGTCGATGAAACTCTTGAGCAGATGAATGGATGAGATACCGATCAGCGCTGTGGCCAGCTTCACCTTCAACACGCCGGCGTTCACGTGAGAGAGCCACTCTGGCTGGTCAGGATGCCCGTCCAAATCCAGGCGGGAGACGAAGGTCTCATACCCGCCGATGATGACCATGATGAGCAGATTCGCGATCATCACCACATCGATCAGCCCCAGCACGATGAGCATGATTTCCTGTTCCTTGATGGTGTGAGCATGTCCCACCAGATGCCAGAGCTCCTTGAGGAACACCCACACATACACCCCTTGGGCGAGAATCAGGCCCAGATAGAGCGGTGCCTGTAGCCATCGGCTCAGGAAAATCAGGCTGCTGAGAGTGGTGCGGAATCCGTGGCCGTATTGGGGAGTCATGCGCGGGAGATGTAGAGCATGACTTGCGGACTCGTCAACCGCGCAGCCAGCATCTCGACAACGGCATTACTCCCGGAAACGACACCCATCTGGCAGCCTACATCGCACGTCGTCCGCTCAGGGCATGATGCAGCGTCATCTCATCCACGTGATCCAACCCACCGCCTGCGGGCATGCCTTGCGCAAGCCGAGTTACCTTCACGCCCAAGGGGCGCAAAATGTCCGCCAGGTAGTTGGCCGTCGCCTCCCCTTCTACATCCGCACTCAGCGCCAGGATCACCTCCTCCGCCCCCAGGGCGGGAACTCGTGCCGCCAGCTCGCGGATGCGCAGGTCAGAGGGTGTGATGTTATCCAGTGGCGACAGACGCCCCCCGAGCACATGGTACTGACCAGAAAAGGCCCCGCTACGCTCCAGGCGCAGCACATCCGCTGCCTGCTCCACCACGCAGACCACGGTGGTCTGCCGTTTGTCACTCTGACACAGACCACAGGCAGCATCCCGCTCAATGAAGAAGCCACACTCCGGACAGATCCCCACCCGCTGCTCCAGTTGCGCCAGCGCCCTCGCCAGCTCCGCAGCCCGGGCATGGCCGCGCCCCATCATCCACAACACCAGCCGCTCAGCGCTCCGCTGGCCAATGCCAGGGAGTGATTTCATCTGGAGGATGAGTTCCCGAATGGGGGCGGGATAATCCAGAGCAGGCATAAGATGGAAGTAAGGCCGTAAGAGAGAGGTCTGAAAAAGCAGACCGCCGGGTGCAGGGCAACCCGGCGGGAGAGATTCTAGCGGTTCACAATGGATTGGAAACTTATGGATTCACCGTGAGCAGACGCACGTGACGGGAGACCCCCTTCGTGTCGGGAGTGGTTTCGTCCTTCATACCAGCCTCCGCACGCTCCAGGAAATACTTCAGGGGGGGATCTTCACGGGTGTCGATCCGGGCCTGCATGAGCTGCTGCACCGCTTCTTTGTAGTTGCCCTTGCGCAGGCTCACCACACCCTGCCAGAAAGCATCGCGGGCTTTGGACTCTTCATCGCTGAGTTTCCCCTTCTCGGCCAGCAGCTCGTACACTTCAGAAATCTGGTGCAGCTTCGGTGCATAGACCATTTCCATCGGCCGGGTTTCCACCTTTTCCTTCGTGAGATGGAACGTGCGGGCAGAGATGAGCAAGTGGCTGCCATACACCAGGTTCACGGCGCAGAGACGGCGGCTAAAGTCGAGCGGCTCACCCACCGCGCTGTAGAATTCGAATTCGCGGAAGCCAAAGCGACCCACGCTCATCTGCCCTGTGGCCAGAGCAACGCCGAAGGCGGGCTTCCTGTGCCAGCGGTTCTGGATCTCCTGGTCCAGATTTACCAGGCGCTGCTTCAGTTCCAGCGCAGACTTGCAGGCATCCATGGCGTGAGTCCCACCATTCTTGTCCATCATGCCGAAGAAAACACGCACGCCATCCGCCGTGCAGGTGTCCAGGTAGGCTCCTTGGGCCACCATGAACTCCCCGGTAACCTGTAGGAAGAGCGAGCCGAGCTGCTCCAGATCCTTGGGCTCCATCTGATTGGCCAGATCCGGGTAATTGAGAATGCGGCAGGTCAGCACCGTCAGTTCCCGCTTCCCGGTGAGCATCGAGTCATCCTTGGCGTTGATAAGTCGCTCGAAGTTCTCGGTAGAAACACGTCCGACGAAGTAGCGGAACAGCTTGTGCCTCTGCCAGCCTGGATCCACATGGCCAAAGATGATTCCCCCCAGCCCCGTGGCCACCACCGCCAGCACCGCAGAAAGGGGCTCAAACAGGATGCCGCAAAATGCCAGGATGGGAGAAAGCAGCAGCGTCAGGAATGCCGCAGCAATGATGAAAGCGATCTTGCTGGAACGACGCGGCAGCTCAATGCACACCCAGGAGGAGATGTAGGCCATCAGGGTGATGAAACCATATTGCAATGGCACCATGAACTTCAAGGGCCCCTCCACTGGAAGGATGAAGATGCTCCGGTAGAACTCCTCCAGCTGCGACATCTTGTCGCTGAAAAAGCCAGTCAGGTGGAAAACGCCCACGAGGGCGGCACTCACTACTGCTCCCAAAATCAAACTAGCCGCCCAACTGCGTCCCATGGTTTTGCTTAATCTATTTGCTTTGATCGTTGCCATGCGCCCGGCGGTAAGATGCCACCACCAGATCGCTCAAGTATTTGTCTGGCTCCTGCACCGCCCGCAACGGAAGCACAAATGATTTTTCTGCATTGTTGCTCGCGATGAGCTGTAGTCCGAAGGGGTAATCTTTAAACATCTTGCGGCAAAGATCGGCCACCGTACTCCCCTCCCGGGCACTGCGCTCCACCAGAAGCTTTGCAGCATCCCACTCAAACCGGATCTCCAGCCCGTAGTCGTGGCTGAAGCTCTGGGCAAAATCCTCGACTTCCCGTGCAGCAGCACTCACCTGCACGTTCTGCGCCTTGTCCCGGCAGTGGGCCAGGGCGGCATCAGGATCGCGCAGCAGCGTCTCATCCACCAGCAACTCCTTCAGTCCCAGGGAGGGGAGCTCGAACTTGAAGTCCCTCAGCGACTTTTCCCACACGGTCATCAGACCTCGCGCACCGGTCTTCTCCTCGGCCGCCTGGCGGGCCTTCACCCGCAACGCACTGTCGTCAAAGGTAGCGTGAATGCCATAGGCCTGAAACTCGCGCTCGAACTGGCGGATCAGGCTTCCCTCGCTGCTCTTCATGATGTCGAAGAGGTCGTCCGCGGTCAGGGAGTCACAAACCACCCGCACGGGCAGTCGTCCGATGAACTCTGCTTCGAAGCCGTAGTCGATAAAATCTTGCGTACGAGCCAGGCGCAATGGTGTGCCAGAGATCACATCCTCCCTCACGGCGGCACCGAAACCAATGCTCCCCTTGCTCACGCGACGCTCAATGATCTTCTCCAGTCCGCTGAAAGCGCCACTCACGACAAAGAGGACGTTGCGAGTGTTCACCACCTGGCGGCGGGGGGCATCCCCTTTCCTCATCTCGAACATCATCTGAATCTGGCTGCGCATGTCATTGGGCGCATGCAGAGACACTTCCGTCTCCTCCATCAGCTTCAGCAGCGTGGTCTGCACCCCGCGCCCATTCACATCCCGGCCCGGGCGGTCACCTGCTGTGGCCAGCTTGTCCACCTCATCCAGGTAGATAATGCCGTGCTCCGCCAGATCGATGTTGCCGTTGGCCTTGGTCACAAGGTCGCGCACCAAGTCATCCACATCAGCCCCCACATAGCCCGTCTCACTGAACTTTGTGGCGTCTGCCTTCACAAATGGCACCCCGATCAGATCCGCGATGTGCTTGACCAGATAGGTCTTACCCACACCAGTCGGCCCCACGATGATGACATTCTGCTTGGCAAACTCCACCTCGTCAGCCGCCTTTGGGTCGCGCCTGCGCATCTCCCGCAACATGCGGGCATGGTTGTAGTGGTCGCAGACCGCCGTCGCCAGCACCTTCTTGGCGTCATCCTGGCGGATCACAAATCGGTCGAGGTACGCCTTGATGTCGGCGGGGCGGTAGCGGAAGTCCAGCCAGCTCTCATCATCCTCCTGGGGAGTCGTTTCCATGGTCGGGGGTTCCAGTTGTGCGCTCGGCCCGTCATCCTTGCCCTGCCCATCGCGAAAACTGGTGAAAAGCACGTTCCCGCCAAACTGGTTCCGGATGAACTCCTCCAGTTTTTTCCCAATCTCCTCAGGAGAGTTGGGCGGATCGGGCTTCTTGTCGCTCATGCAGCAGAATACGCCCGCAACTGAGCCTATGACAAGCCGACTGTGCCTGAAACTTTCGAAATCCAATTCCAAAAGTTCCCTCCAGGCCCAAGGCTTTCGGGGGTAAAACGACCCTTCAAAAGCCACAACTCATACGTCCTCAACCGGTCACCAACGCGCACCAGCGTCGGAGCATCCAACGGTGCCCGCGCCCCAAAAACCAAGAACTAATTCCCCCCACTCTGCTCCACTCGCGCCCAACGCTGGCGGAAGGCGCGGTTCTCTTCCATGAGCTGATTGGCCACGGTATTCGCCATCTGGTCCAGACCTTGCATCTTCGCAAAGACCACGATCATCTCCAGGCGGTTGTAGTACTCAGTGGAGTCACTCACGTTCTCCACCATGGCCTGCGCCACTGCCACCAGGGTCTCCGGCGTGAGCGAGTCAGTGGGGATGGTGAACTGGCCGCGGTCAAGCGAGATGATGGCGTTGTCGAACTCCAGGCGCGTCAAGCGCCCCTGCAGAGGCAGACCCGAGCGGCGGTAAAGCGTGCCGTTGTATCCACGACTGGCCACATCGGCTTTGAGCACGTCCATGAACTCCTTGGCCTTCGTCCAGAGGTAGATCTTGTTGGCGATCACGTTCTGCACCTCGGGAGTCTCGAACTTCATCCCCTGCAACAGCTCCACCGCGTGGCTGTAGTCGTAGCCCCGTACCAGAGCCGGAAGGCTGTTGCTCAGCTCAGCAAGCTGGGCCACCTCCCGCTGGCGCAGGGAGTCCAGCCGTTTGCGCTCTGTCTCCTCAATCTGGCGGCGCAGGCGGGTTATTTCCTCCTGGGCAAAGCGAATGCGATGCGTGAAAAGATTCCTCAGCGCCCCGTTGGTTTTGAGCTGCTCCAGCACTTTGCGGCTCTCTGCGACCTCATCGCGTGCTTCATCAATGGAGGCAAAGGGTTCTTTCCTCAGCTCTCCAGCGCTCTTGGCCAGCTGCACGTCTGCAATATAGGGGGCGATCAGCTTCTTGTACGAGCTGATCCACTCCAGCCCTCTGCCCGGGGCGCAGGAATTAAAGGTCTCCAGCCACTCCACCGCCGCGCGCGGCTTGCCAAAGTGCCACTGGGCCAGGCCATGGGCCAGGTACCCGAGCACCTCCTCGGAGGTTTCCTCGTAACTCACTTCCCGGCGGGCCATGCCAAGACCCAGATCCTGACTCATGCGGCCACCGATCTTGCCGAAGAATTCCTTGAACTCCACCCCGCTCATCTCGCTGCCGGCACCGGCATCCTGGCGAATGGATTCGAAGTACTTCTCCGCATCCTGACGCTTACCATCCACCATGGCGCACAGGGCAGCATTGAAGCGAGCCCAGTTCAGCGTCGGCTGCTTCGCCCGGCCGGAGGAGATCAGTCCGTCGAAGAGCTTGCGCGCTTCGGCAAACTTGCCTTCCAGCAGCGTACCACGGGCTCGCAGGAAGATGTCCGCCACGGTCTCCGTGGAGGCCTCTGAGGTGCCCCCCAACGTGGTGAGTTCCCGCTCATTGGTGCGGATGGACTTGACCTTCGTTTCTGGAGCTGGCTTGGCCAGCACGGCGATGATGGCGATCGCCACCAACGCGCTCGCGCCGCCCAGGATAAAACGCTGCCGCAGAGACTTCTCCCGGATGGTCGAGTAGCCCAGGAGGCTCTCCGCATCGCGAAAGGCCTCCACCAGCTCATCATAGCTCGCGTAGCGATCCTCCGGGCGGAGGGCCAGGGTCTTGTTGATCAACTCACAGGTGCGGGTGGAAAACTTGAAGCCGCTGTCCTCCAGGCGTACCACGCGGCTCTTGATCACCTTGAGCTCCTGGATGGAGTTCGTGTTCGCCTTGTGCGGCGGCTTGCCTGTGAGGGCGTGGTACAGGGTCGCTCCCAGACTGTAGATGTCACTGCGAAAGTCTTCGCGGTCATCCCGCACCTTCTCGGGTGCCACATAAAACGGGGTGGCCCAGATTTCGCCTGAATCATCCACGTCCCGCGCATGGAAGAGCGCCAGACCAAAGTCCACAATTTTCGGCGTATTCTCCTCCGTAAAGAGGATGTTCGCCGGCTTCACGTCACGGTGGATCAGACCTTCGCGGTACGCAGCGCGCAGCCCCTCAGCCACCGCGCGGCCCACCCGGAGGGCTTCAGCTTCCGTAAGGTGTTCATTCTCAGCAATTCGATGCTCCAAGCTGCCTCCCGCCACCAGCTCCATGGCGATATAGAAGTTGCCTTGATCCTTGCCCACGGAGTAGAGCTTCACCACGTTCGGGTGGGTCACCGCAGCCGTCAGCTGGGCTTCCCGCTCGAAACTGGCCATCCGCACACTGTCCCTGCTGTAGTGACGGTTGAGGATCTTCAGCGCCACATGGCGCCCTAGAGTGGAGTCTTCGGCGTCAAACACACGGCTCATGCCGCCTTCGCCAATCTGCTTGATGATGGAAAAGTGGTCGAACTTGCGGCGGACTCGAACAAACTCGCCGCAGTGCGGACAGGCCACCTTGGAGTAAGGCTCAAGCGTTGAGACGTCAATCACGCCTTCGCAGGCCGGGCAGGTGCTGTAATATTGGAAAATGTCTTGGGGGGGTGTCACAGGACGCGGAGGGTAGCTCGAAAACCGAGGTTCTCAAAGCTGAAAGTTCAGGGCAACTTTGTCACTAGAAGGTCAGAGAACGGCCGTTCCACTCACGCAATTACCATGTAAAGCAGGGCGCAGGCCATGTCGTATTTATTTATGAAAATTAAACGATCGGAAGTCGAGTTGGTTTCGCTGCTTGCGAAAAGAAATCGAAATTTCATACTGACAGATGGATTTCACGGTCAATGAATCAGCCCCTGCCAAACAGAGGCTGGATCACTATTTGCAGGGCGAGCTGCCCGACATGTCTCGCACACGCCTTCAAGGCCTAATCAAGGACGGCCACATCCTTCTGAATGGGAAGGCCGCCAAGCCCAATACTCCACTCAAGCAGGGGGACCGCATCACCATGGAGGTGCCGGACCCTGTTCCCACGGAAGTCGTTCCACAGGACATCCCCCTCAACGTCCTCTTTGAGGACGAGCACATCATCGTCATCAACAAGCCCGACGGCCTTGTGGTGCACCCGGCGGCTGGCAATCCGGACGGCACCCTGGTAAATGCCCTGCTCTTCCATTGCAAGAACCTCAGCGGCATCGGGGGGGAGTTGCGCCCGGGCATCGTCCACCGTCTTGACAAGGAAACCAGTGGCTGCATGGTCGCCGCCAAGCATGACCTGGCCCACACGCGGCTTACCGAGGCCTTCAGCCAGCGGGACCTGACCAAGATCTACCTGGCCGCCGTGAATGGTACCCCCTCCTCGTCCTCAGGCCGGATCGAGAACCGCATCGGCCGCCACCCCGTGGACCGCAAGCGCATGGCCCTCGTCACTGGCGAGGCTGGCAAGGAAGCCCTCACCGAGTGGGATCGAGTGGCCGTCCACCAAGGCTGCGCGCTCATCCGCTGCCGCCTGCTGACCGGCCGGACTCATCAGATCCGGGTGCACATGAAGGAAGCCCTCGGCTGCCCGATCCTGGGTGACACCATCTACGCCCAAATCCAGCGCCAGCTCATCAAGATGCCCCGCCTCATGCTCCATGCGTGGAAGTTGGAGTTCCAACACCCCATCACCAAGCTGGGACTTAAATTCGAAGCACCCGTGCCTGAGGCTTTTGGTCCGTGGATGAAGAAGAACGGGTAGATCTGCGGCCCGCTCATCTTCACTCCTATTGCTCCGGCGAAAACCGGTTCGGAGTTCAACAGTGTTCCATCGATGCCTATCAGTGGTTCTTCTCAGCTGCTCGATCAAGCCCCCACACCAAAGCCCGCCCCGCCCCTTTGCGTCGCACGAGGCCGATCTCCTGCTCAAGCAGCTTCATCCACTCCGGGCACGGCCGGTCGTAGGGCAGCGCCAGTGTTTCCCTCAGCTCCACCCAGGTCGCCCCCTGGCGACGGGCTTTCAGGTGCTTGTGAATGGCTGACTTGAATTCCACATACTGCATGGCTGACCACAAAATAACAGGGCACTGAGGTTTCCGTACAGGAAATTCATCAGTGCCCCACAAGCACGGTTCAGACTGTCAACAACTCAGGAAAGCGTCTCCTTCGGCAGGTGCTTGATGGCCCCGTCGTCCAGCGCGCTTTGATGAGCCAGAATGCCCGTGCAGGTCCAGTTGGCGCTCTGCTTCGCATTCGGGAAGGGCTGACGGCCTTCCACCAGCGCCATGGCAAATTCATGCGCCAGGTGCGGATGGCTCCCGCCGTGTCCTGCGCCTTGCGTGAAGCTCAAATGGGCGTTTTCATCATCGTACACGCCTTTGGTCGTGTACTTCGCAATACTCTCCGGCAGACGGCTGGCGTAGTCGGGGCTCTTGATCAGGGACGGGATCTCCGGTTCGGGCTTCTTCGCCGTGTGCAGCACCAGTGGCTCATGCTCGATGAGCGGCCATTCCACGGATTGCTTGCTGCCATACACGTCGATGCTCTCGCGGTACTGGCGGGCGGTGTCGAAGAGGCTGCGGATGATGCGCACACTCAGGTCAGAGTTGCTCACCTTCACATGCGCCGTCTCCACGGCAAAGGGTGAGTTGTAGTGCCCGATGAGTTCCTCACGGATGGTGCCGGAGCCAAAGCAGCTCACGTACTCGGCGTCGCCATTTGCAAGGCCCAGCACCGGTCCCACGCAGTGGGTGGCGTAGTGCATGGGCGGCAGGCCCGGCCAGTAGTTCGGCCAGCCGTCCATGTCCTGCTGGTGACTTGCCTGGATGAACTGCAGTTTACCCAGATCTCCCTTGTCACGGAGTTCCTTCATGAACAGGTACTCCCGGGCATAGACCACGGTCTCCATCATCATGTAGGTCAGCCCCGTCTCCTCAGTGAGGCGTATGATCTCCAGGCAATCCTCCACACTCGTGGCCATCGGCACGGTACAGGCCACATGCTTGCCCGCTTTCAGCGCGGCAATGGACATCCAGGCGTGATCCGGGATGGGCGAGTTGATGTGCACCGCGTCCACTTCTGGATCTTTCAGAAGCTCGGCATAGTCCGTATAGCGCTTCTCCACCCCAAAGTGGTCCCCCACCTCCTTGAGCTTTTCCGGATTGCGCTGGCAGATGGCACCGCAGGTGGTGTGCGGGTGTTTTTGCCAAAGGGGAATGAACTCGGCGCCAAAGCCAAGACCGACGACTGCGATGTTGAATTTCTTGCTCATGGAGGAAGTTGGACTGCCTCCATGGAACGTGCGCCCGCCGGTTTTTGCACGGACATTTTTTGTGCCCGTTCGGCCATGCATCAGGTCGGCCACCGCAGGCAGCCGACCCGGAAAATCGGCCCTTACTTGATGCCCACCACCATGGAGTCCGGCCCCACCAGATGCTCCACGCGGATGTCCTTGAACCCAATCTCCTCCATCCACCCCCTGCAATCAGCCCCGCTGTAGTCAAAGCCCCCGTCCGTCTCGACGAGCATGTTCAAGCTCATCATCAGACCGAAGGCATTTTGGGAGCGATCGTCATCGATGATGGAGTCATAGACGATCACCGCCCCACCCTCGGGCACCGCCTCGTACGCACGACGCAGGAGCAGCTTCTTTTGCTCCAGATCCCAGTCATGCAGGATGTGCCCCATCATCACCACATCCACCTTCGGCAGATCGTCGGTAAAGAAGCTTCCTCCTTGGAACGAAAGCCTGTCCGCCACCCCCGCTTGCGTTGCATAATCCTCAAAAATGGGGGCCACCTCGGGAAGGTCAAAGCCTATGCCGCGCACATGCGGCTGGGCCAGCGCCACCTGCACGGCCAGATCCCCCTGGGCCGTTCCCGCATCCACAAACGAGTTGTACTGCGCCCAGGGGAACTGCCTCGCAATCGCGAGGTTGGCCCCACGGCTCACGCCCGACATGGCCCGCAGGAACTCCTTCAAACGTGCGGGATCAGCATACAGCGTGGCGAACATGTCATCGCCATGTTTGCCTTCGTTCTGACGCAGACCCGTGCGCAGCGCCTCCGTCAGACTGCCCCAGAACTTGAACAAGCGGCTGTTGGCCATCTCCAGGATGCCCCCGATGTATGAGGGCTTGTTCTTGTCCAGAAACAGGTCGGTCTCCGGCGTGTTGCGGTACACCCCGCCCTCACGCACCAGGAAGCCCAGCGCCACCAGCGTATCCAGGAAATCCCGTCCCCCTCTCGGATGCAGCCCCAGCCTCCCCTGCACCGTGGCGA contains these protein-coding regions:
- a CDS encoding AraC family transcriptional regulator; the encoded protein is MRQISPDSAFHRLFDHMPEVSFFAKDREFRFIAASRRFYERFGFTEERQIIGHNDFDIFPTRLAENFRKDDEVVISTGQPKLNIMELFFTQQGIPDWFVTNKLPLFNREGQPIGIMGSVQSYEGRKQVMQPYLQLDKAVNYIRQHFRTGVTISELAELVHLSPRQLHRKFVETFGSSPQAFIMKLRIQAACEALQHEDRQISEVAMEMGFCDQSSFTQQFQKHVGLTPMRYQRQFRLRAG
- a CDS encoding TIGR00645 family protein translates to MTPQYGHGFRTTLSSLIFLSRWLQAPLYLGLILAQGVYVWVFLKELWHLVGHAHTIKEQEIMLIVLGLIDVVMIANLLIMVIIGGYETFVSRLDLDGHPDQPEWLSHVNAGVLKVKLATALIGISSIHLLKSFIDANSKTLHELFWQTGIHVTFLISALVLAWIDRLTNQSAALSHAVVRAQAHGEHQAGKAERV
- the recR gene encoding recombination mediator RecR, with the translated sequence MPALDYPAPIRELILQMKSLPGIGQRSAERLVLWMMGRGHARAAELARALAQLEQRVGICPECGFFIERDAACGLCQSDKRQTTVVCVVEQAADVLRLERSGAFSGQYHVLGGRLSPLDNITPSDLRIRELAARVPALGAEEVILALSADVEGEATANYLADILRPLGVKVTRLAQGMPAGGGLDHVDEMTLHHALSGRRAM
- a CDS encoding adenylate/guanylate cyclase domain-containing protein, yielding MGRSWAASLILGAVVSAALVGVFHLTGFFSDKMSQLEEFYRSIFILPVEGPLKFMVPLQYGFITLMAYISSWVCIELPRRSSKIAFIIAAAFLTLLLSPILAFCGILFEPLSAVLAVVATGLGGIIFGHVDPGWQRHKLFRYFVGRVSTENFERLINAKDDSMLTGKRELTVLTCRILNYPDLANQMEPKDLEQLGSLFLQVTGEFMVAQGAYLDTCTADGVRVFFGMMDKNGGTHAMDACKSALELKQRLVNLDQEIQNRWHRKPAFGVALATGQMSVGRFGFREFEFYSAVGEPLDFSRRLCAVNLVYGSHLLISARTFHLTKEKVETRPMEMVYAPKLHQISEVYELLAEKGKLSDEESKARDAFWQGVVSLRKGNYKEAVQQLMQARIDTREDPPLKYFLERAEAGMKDETTPDTKGVSRHVRLLTVNP
- a CDS encoding AAA family ATPase, which produces MSDKKPDPPNSPEEIGKKLEEFIRNQFGGNVLFTSFRDGQGKDDGPSAQLEPPTMETTPQEDDESWLDFRYRPADIKAYLDRFVIRQDDAKKVLATAVCDHYNHARMLREMRRRDPKAADEVEFAKQNVIIVGPTGVGKTYLVKHIADLIGVPFVKADATKFSETGYVGADVDDLVRDLVTKANGNIDLAEHGIIYLDEVDKLATAGDRPGRDVNGRGVQTTLLKLMEETEVSLHAPNDMRSQIQMMFEMRKGDAPRRQVVNTRNVLFVVSGAFSGLEKIIERRVSKGSIGFGAAVREDVISGTPLRLARTQDFIDYGFEAEFIGRLPVRVVCDSLTADDLFDIMKSSEGSLIRQFEREFQAYGIHATFDDSALRVKARQAAEEKTGARGLMTVWEKSLRDFKFELPSLGLKELLVDETLLRDPDAALAHCRDKAQNVQVSAAAREVEDFAQSFSHDYGLEIRFEWDAAKLLVERSAREGSTVADLCRKMFKDYPFGLQLIASNNAEKSFVLPLRAVQEPDKYLSDLVVASYRRAHGNDQSK
- a CDS encoding serine/threonine-protein kinase, giving the protein MTPPQDIFQYYSTCPACEGVIDVSTLEPYSKVACPHCGEFVRVRRKFDHFSIIKQIGEGGMSRVFDAEDSTLGRHVALKILNRHYSRDSVRMASFEREAQLTAAVTHPNVVKLYSVGKDQGNFYIAMELVAGGSLEHRIAENEHLTEAEALRVGRAVAEGLRAAYREGLIHRDVKPANILFTEENTPKIVDFGLALFHARDVDDSGEIWATPFYVAPEKVRDDREDFRSDIYSLGATLYHALTGKPPHKANTNSIQELKVIKSRVVRLEDSGFKFSTRTCELINKTLALRPEDRYASYDELVEAFRDAESLLGYSTIREKSLRQRFILGGASALVAIAIIAVLAKPAPETKVKSIRTNERELTTLGGTSEASTETVADIFLRARGTLLEGKFAEARKLFDGLISSGRAKQPTLNWARFNAALCAMVDGKRQDAEKYFESIRQDAGAGSEMSGVEFKEFFGKIGGRMSQDLGLGMARREVSYEETSEEVLGYLAHGLAQWHFGKPRAAVEWLETFNSCAPGRGLEWISSYKKLIAPYIADVQLAKSAGELRKEPFASIDEARDEVAESRKVLEQLKTNGALRNLFTHRIRFAQEEITRLRRQIEETERKRLDSLRQREVAQLAELSNSLPALVRGYDYSHAVELLQGMKFETPEVQNVIANKIYLWTKAKEFMDVLKADVASRGYNGTLYRRSGLPLQGRLTRLEFDNAIISLDRGQFTIPTDSLTPETLVAVAQAMVENVSDSTEYYNRLEMIVVFAKMQGLDQMANTVANQLMEENRAFRQRWARVEQSGGN
- a CDS encoding RluA family pseudouridine synthase, with the protein product MDFTVNESAPAKQRLDHYLQGELPDMSRTRLQGLIKDGHILLNGKAAKPNTPLKQGDRITMEVPDPVPTEVVPQDIPLNVLFEDEHIIVINKPDGLVVHPAAGNPDGTLVNALLFHCKNLSGIGGELRPGIVHRLDKETSGCMVAAKHDLAHTRLTEAFSQRDLTKIYLAAVNGTPSSSSGRIENRIGRHPVDRKRMALVTGEAGKEALTEWDRVAVHQGCALIRCRLLTGRTHQIRVHMKEALGCPILGDTIYAQIQRQLIKMPRLMLHAWKLEFQHPITKLGLKFEAPVPEAFGPWMKKNG
- a CDS encoding Gfo/Idh/MocA family protein — translated: MSKKFNIAVVGLGFGAEFIPLWQKHPHTTCGAICQRNPEKLKEVGDHFGVEKRYTDYAELLKDPEVDAVHINSPIPDHAWMSIAALKAGKHVACTVPMATSVEDCLEIIRLTEETGLTYMMMETVVYAREYLFMKELRDKGDLGKLQFIQASHQQDMDGWPNYWPGLPPMHYATHCVGPVLGLANGDAEYVSCFGSGTIREELIGHYNSPFAVETAHVKVSNSDLSVRIIRSLFDTARQYRESIDVYGSKQSVEWPLIEHEPLVLHTAKKPEPEIPSLIKSPDYASRLPESIAKYTTKGVYDDENAHLSFTQGAGHGGSHPHLAHEFAMALVEGRQPFPNAKQSANWTCTGILAHQSALDDGAIKHLPKETLS